In Ferribacterium limneticum, a genomic segment contains:
- the tuf gene encoding elongation factor Tu has translation MAKEKFERTKPHVNVGTIGHVDHGKTTLTAAITTVLSAKFGGSAKKYDEIDAAPEEKARGITINTAHVEYETANRHYAHVDCPGHADYVKNMITGAAQMDGAILVCSAADGPMPQTREHILLARQVGVPYVLVFMNKCDMVDDAELLELVEMELRELLSKYDFPGDDTPIIHGSALKALEGDQSEIGEPSIFRLADALDSYIPTPERAIDQPFLMPVEDVFSISGRGTVVTGRIERGVVKVGEEIEIVGIRPTVKTTCTGVEMFRKLLDQGQAGDNVGALLRGTKREDVERGQVLCKPGSVKPHTHFTSEVYILSKDEGGRHTPFFNGYRPQFYFRTTDVTGSIDLPEGVEMVMPGDNIAMTIKLIAPIAMEEGLRFAIREGGRTVGAGVVAKIIE, from the coding sequence ATGGCAAAAGAGAAATTTGAACGTACGAAGCCGCACGTAAACGTTGGCACGATTGGTCACGTTGACCATGGCAAGACGACGCTGACGGCGGCGATCACGACGGTGCTGTCCGCCAAGTTTGGTGGTTCGGCCAAGAAGTATGACGAAATCGACGCGGCGCCGGAAGAAAAGGCTCGCGGTATTACCATCAACACCGCCCACGTCGAATACGAAACCGCCAATCGTCACTACGCCCACGTTGATTGCCCGGGTCACGCTGACTACGTCAAGAACATGATTACCGGTGCTGCCCAGATGGACGGCGCCATTCTTGTCTGTTCCGCCGCTGACGGCCCGATGCCGCAGACCCGCGAGCACATCCTGCTGGCTCGTCAAGTTGGCGTACCGTACGTTCTCGTGTTCATGAACAAGTGCGACATGGTTGACGACGCCGAACTGCTCGAACTCGTCGAAATGGAACTCCGTGAGCTCCTCTCCAAGTACGACTTCCCGGGCGACGACACCCCGATCATTCACGGCTCTGCCCTGAAGGCGCTCGAAGGCGACCAGTCCGAAATCGGCGAACCCTCCATCTTCCGTCTGGCTGATGCTCTGGACTCCTACATTCCGACCCCGGAACGTGCGATTGACCAGCCCTTCCTGATGCCGGTTGAAGACGTCTTCTCCATCTCGGGTCGCGGCACCGTGGTGACTGGTCGTATCGAGCGTGGGGTGGTCAAGGTTGGCGAAGAAATCGAAATCGTTGGTATCCGTCCGACCGTCAAGACCACCTGCACCGGTGTTGAAATGTTCCGCAAGCTACTCGACCAAGGTCAGGCCGGCGACAACGTTGGCGCACTGCTGCGTGGAACCAAGCGTGAAGACGTCGAGCGCGGCCAAGTGCTGTGCAAGCCGGGCTCTGTCAAGCCGCACACCCACTTCACCTCGGAAGTGTACATCCTGTCCAAGGACGAAGGCGGTCGTCACACCCCGTTCTTCAATGGTTACCGTCCCCAGTTCTACTTCCGTACGACCGACGTGACCGGCTCCATCGACCTGCCGGAAGGCGTCGAGATGGTGATGCCTGGCGACAACATCGCCATGACCATCAAGCTGATCGCTCCGATCGCCATGGAAGAAGGTCTGCGCTTCGCCATCCGTGAAGGCGGTCGTACCGTCGGCGCCGGCGTCGTCGCCAAGATCATCGAGTAA
- the rpsJ gene encoding 30S ribosomal protein S10: protein MQNQKIRIRLKAFDYRLIDQSAQEIVETAKRTGAVVRGPVPLPTRKQRFDILRSPHVNKASRDQLEIRTHLRLMDIVDPTDKTVDALMKLDLPAGVDVEIKLQ, encoded by the coding sequence ATGCAAAACCAGAAAATTCGTATCCGTCTCAAGGCCTTCGACTATCGCCTGATCGATCAATCCGCTCAGGAAATCGTCGAAACCGCCAAGCGTACCGGTGCGGTTGTTCGCGGTCCCGTGCCGTTGCCAACTCGCAAACAGCGCTTTGACATCCTGCGTTCGCCGCACGTCAATAAGGCTTCCCGTGATCAGTTGGAAATTCGTACCCATCTGCGTCTGATGGATATCGTTGATCCGACTGACAAGACCGTTGATGCGCTGATGAAGCTGGATCTGCCAGCTGGCGTGGACGTCGAAATCAAGTTGCAGTAA
- the rplC gene encoding 50S ribosomal protein L3 → MSLGLVGRKVGMTRIFAEDGASIPVTVLDVSNNRVTQVKTPEIDGYSAIQVAFGKRRASRVSKPLAGHLAKAGVEAGHVLKEFLIGADQLASFKAGDQVAVTIFAEGQKVDVTGSSIGKGFQGGIKRHNFSSNRATHGNSLSHNAPGSIGMAQDPGRVFPGKRMAGHMGDVQSTMQGLTIVRVDADRQLLLVKGAVPGAKGSDVVVRPAVKG, encoded by the coding sequence ATGAGTCTAGGCCTTGTTGGTCGCAAGGTTGGCATGACTCGCATTTTTGCCGAGGATGGTGCGTCCATTCCGGTAACTGTGCTTGACGTGTCTAACAACCGAGTGACCCAAGTAAAAACGCCGGAGATCGATGGCTACTCAGCCATTCAGGTCGCATTCGGCAAGCGCCGTGCCTCTCGTGTTTCGAAGCCCCTTGCTGGCCATCTGGCCAAGGCGGGTGTCGAAGCCGGGCATGTGCTCAAGGAGTTCCTGATCGGTGCTGATCAGCTCGCCTCTTTCAAGGCGGGCGACCAGGTTGCCGTCACCATTTTTGCCGAAGGGCAAAAGGTTGATGTGACCGGTAGCTCCATCGGTAAGGGTTTCCAGGGTGGTATCAAGCGCCACAATTTCAGTTCAAACCGTGCAACCCATGGTAACTCGCTGTCGCATAACGCGCCGGGTTCCATCGGTATGGCGCAGGATCCGGGTCGTGTTTTTCCGGGTAAGCGCATGGCCGGGCATATGGGCGATGTTCAGTCGACCATGCAGGGGCTGACGATTGTTCGCGTTGATGCTGACCGCCAGCTGTTGCTGGTCAAGGGTGCCGTTCCCGGCGCCAAGGGTTCTGACGTCGTCGTGCGTCCGGCAGTCAAGGGCTAA
- the rplD gene encoding 50S ribosomal protein L4, whose protein sequence is MELKVINEQGQESAKLQASDVLFGRDFNEALVHQIVVAYQANARSGDRQQKDRSEVRHTTTKPWRQKGTGRARAGSNGSPLWRGGGRIFPNSPEENFSQKVNKKMFRAGMAAILSELARQDRLVVIDDLSVDAPKTKLFMQKLKDLGLEGKLLVITDALSENLYLSSRNLPNVLVLEAQEADPVSLVRFPKVLVTKNAVAKFEEMWG, encoded by the coding sequence ATGGAACTCAAGGTAATTAACGAACAAGGCCAGGAATCCGCCAAGCTGCAGGCTTCCGATGTGCTGTTCGGTCGCGATTTCAATGAAGCGCTGGTTCACCAGATCGTCGTTGCCTACCAGGCTAACGCACGTTCCGGCGACCGTCAGCAGAAGGATCGCTCCGAAGTCCGTCATACCACCACCAAGCCGTGGCGCCAAAAGGGTACGGGTCGTGCCCGTGCTGGTAGCAATGGCAGCCCGCTGTGGCGTGGAGGCGGTCGTATTTTCCCGAATTCTCCAGAAGAGAATTTCAGCCAGAAGGTTAACAAGAAGATGTTCCGCGCCGGCATGGCTGCGATCCTCTCCGAGTTGGCTCGCCAGGACCGTCTCGTCGTCATCGACGATCTGTCCGTCGATGCGCCCAAGACCAAGCTTTTCATGCAGAAGCTCAAGGATCTGGGTCTCGAAGGCAAGCTTCTGGTCATCACCGACGCGCTGAGCGAGAACCTCTATCTCTCGTCGCGCAACCTGCCCAATGTTCTGGTGCTGGAAGCCCAGGAAGCCGATCCGGTTTCCCTGGTCCGCTTCCCCAAGGTCCTCGTGACCAAGAACGCCGTGGCCAAGTTCGAGGAGATGTGGGGATGA
- the rplW gene encoding 50S ribosomal protein L23 has translation MNQERLMQVLLAPQISEKATYVADRHNQVIFRVASDATKPEIKAAVELLFKVEVGAVQVANVKGKVKRFKGAVGRRKGWKKAYVSLKPGQELNFVEGGNA, from the coding sequence ATGAATCAAGAGCGTCTGATGCAGGTGCTGCTGGCACCGCAAATCTCCGAGAAGGCCACCTACGTTGCTGACAGGCACAACCAGGTGATCTTCCGCGTCGCTTCCGATGCCACCAAGCCGGAAATCAAGGCTGCCGTTGAACTGCTGTTCAAGGTTGAAGTCGGTGCCGTTCAGGTCGCCAACGTTAAGGGCAAGGTCAAGCGGTTCAAGGGTGCGGTCGGTCGTCGCAAGGGCTGGAAGAAAGCCTACGTGAGCCTCAAGCCGGGCCAGGAACTGAATTTTGTTGAAGGGGGGAATGCGTAA
- the rplB gene encoding 50S ribosomal protein L2 codes for MALVKVKPTSPGRRAVVQVVNPNLHKGKPFAPLVEAKSGNAGRNNNGRITVRHQGGGHKQAYRVIDFKRNKDGIPAKVERLEYDPNRTANIALLCYADGERRYIIANKGMVVGQAIMSGSEAPIKSGNALPIRNIPVGTTICCVEMLPGKGAQIARSAGTSVQLLAREGSYAQIRLRSGEVRRVHVECRATIGEVGNEEHNLRKFGKAGAMRWRGIRPTVRGTAMNPVDHPHGGGEGKTGEGRVPVNPWGQPTKGYRTRSNKRTNSMIVQRRHKR; via the coding sequence ATGGCACTCGTTAAAGTCAAGCCGACTTCCCCGGGTCGTCGCGCCGTTGTTCAGGTGGTTAATCCCAACCTGCACAAGGGCAAGCCGTTCGCCCCGCTGGTTGAAGCCAAGTCTGGCAACGCCGGTCGCAACAACAATGGCCGCATTACCGTTCGCCATCAGGGCGGCGGTCACAAGCAGGCTTACCGCGTCATCGATTTCAAGCGCAACAAGGACGGCATTCCGGCCAAGGTTGAGCGTCTGGAATACGATCCGAACCGTACCGCCAACATCGCACTGCTGTGCTATGCCGACGGTGAGCGTCGCTACATCATCGCCAACAAGGGCATGGTCGTGGGTCAGGCGATCATGAGCGGCTCGGAGGCGCCGATCAAGTCGGGCAACGCCCTGCCGATCCGCAACATTCCGGTTGGTACGACCATCTGCTGTGTCGAGATGCTGCCTGGCAAGGGCGCGCAAATCGCCCGCTCGGCCGGTACCTCCGTCCAGCTGCTGGCCCGTGAAGGTTCGTATGCTCAGATCCGCCTCCGCTCCGGCGAAGTGCGTCGCGTGCATGTCGAATGTCGCGCCACCATCGGTGAAGTTGGCAACGAAGAACACAACCTGCGCAAGTTCGGCAAAGCCGGTGCTATGCGTTGGCGTGGTATTCGCCCGACCGTTCGCGGTACAGCCATGAACCCGGTTGATCACCCCCATGGTGGTGGTGAAGGCAAGACCGGCGAAGGTCGCGTGCCAGTCAATCCGTGGGGTCAGCCCACCAAGGGTTACCGCACCCGCAGCAACAAGCGCACGAACAGCATGATCGTTCAGCGCCGTCACAAGCGTTAA
- the rpsS gene encoding 30S ribosomal protein S19 encodes MGRSLKKGPFVDAHLIDKVEAVRATSDKRPIKTWSRRSTILPEFIGLTIAVHNGKQHIPVFVTENMVGHKLGEFSLTRTFKGHTAGKKAKK; translated from the coding sequence ATGGGACGTTCTCTCAAAAAGGGCCCGTTTGTTGATGCGCATCTGATCGACAAAGTCGAAGCAGTCCGCGCCACCAGCGACAAGCGCCCGATCAAGACATGGTCGCGTCGTTCGACGATCCTCCCCGAGTTCATCGGCCTGACGATTGCGGTGCATAACGGCAAGCAGCATATTCCGGTGTTCGTTACCGAAAATATGGTCGGTCACAAGCTCGGCGAGTTCTCGCTGACCCGCACGTTCAAGGGTCACACCGCCGGCAAGAAGGCCAAGAAGTAA
- the rplV gene encoding 50S ribosomal protein L22: METRANLRGVRLSAQKGRLVADLVRGKPVGQALNILAFCPKKGAGIVKKVLESAIANAEHNDGADIDELTVKTIYVEKGMVLKRFTARAKGRGNRIVKPTCHIYLTVGN; the protein is encoded by the coding sequence ATGGAAACTCGTGCAAATTTGCGAGGCGTACGCCTCTCTGCGCAAAAGGGTCGCTTGGTTGCGGACCTCGTGCGCGGCAAGCCGGTTGGCCAGGCTCTGAACATCCTGGCTTTCTGCCCCAAAAAGGGCGCCGGTATCGTCAAGAAAGTGCTGGAGTCGGCAATCGCCAACGCCGAGCACAACGATGGTGCTGATATCGACGAACTGACGGTGAAAACCATCTACGTTGAAAAAGGCATGGTGCTCAAGCGCTTTACGGCGCGCGCCAAGGGTCGTGGCAATCGGATCGTCAAGCCGACCTGCCATATCTATCTGACCGTTGGTAACTAA